One genomic segment of Streptomyces sp. RerS4 includes these proteins:
- a CDS encoding heme-binding protein, translating into MSTTRTAVAPLTTEDAELLVGAAHAAAEEAGVTVSVSVLDAGGHPLAFRRDDRAVLISGETSTRKAFTALQLDAPTAALVDAVQPGGPFHTLPTALDRPLLFIAGGLPVHRDGRLIGAIGVGGGAPEQDHAFATAALETLSALRRTP; encoded by the coding sequence GTGAGCACCACCCGTACCGCCGTCGCCCCCCTGACCACCGAGGACGCCGAGCTGCTCGTCGGCGCCGCCCACGCCGCCGCCGAGGAGGCCGGGGTCACCGTGAGCGTCTCCGTCCTGGACGCGGGCGGCCACCCGCTGGCCTTCCGCCGCGACGACCGGGCCGTGCTGATCTCCGGCGAGACCAGCACGCGCAAGGCCTTCACCGCCCTCCAGCTCGACGCCCCCACCGCCGCGCTCGTCGATGCCGTCCAGCCCGGCGGCCCCTTCCACACCCTGCCCACCGCCCTGGACCGGCCGCTGCTGTTCATCGCGGGCGGCCTGCCCGTCCACCGCGACGGCCGCCTGATCGGCGCGATCGGCGTCGGCGGCGGCGCCCCCGAGCAGGACCACGCCTTCGCGACCGCCGCGCTGGAGACCCTGAGCGCCCTGCGCCGAACCCCGTGA
- a CDS encoding glycoside hydrolase family 20 protein, whose amino-acid sequence MTKATGRLRGRAIATAVAAAVVTVAVPACSAGAQDSRRAPTTASPPAASTPGAPAPAPSPTPPPPPTYPLSTAPRTVPAVREHVPARGPGWKPAPAARVLVAPPDSAALADEGKLLAGELRMGYAEANDARPGDVSLSLAARGSGPAESYTLTVQGGRVTITAPDEAGVFYGTRTLKQEIRGAGSAPEGTVKDAPAKAQRGLNLDIARKHFTADWIEDRLREMGDLKLNQLGLHFSDDQAFRIQSDTHPEIVSTPHLTKAEIRGITALAARLHIAVVPEIDSPGHLGAVLRAHPDLQLRDVQGRAVKGAVDISKPASAKLLDDLLREYLPLFPAGAWHLGADEYQALVVRDPQASFPQLAAAARARYGAGAKVQDLATGWLNDRAAVVRPSGKALKAWNDGFFAGGVASAAPDIQAEYWTGKEIGARPPLAYLDAGRKVVNLNDEYLYYVLGEPNQFTYPTGKRIYEEWNPLVLRGTTAVPARYDGRILGARLAVWCDLAGAQTPAQVAAGIRLPLAALAQKTWDPRPPQAPWTDFRSLAERLGG is encoded by the coding sequence ATGACGAAAGCGACCGGGCGGCTTCGCGGGCGGGCCATCGCGACGGCAGTGGCCGCCGCCGTGGTCACCGTCGCCGTACCCGCCTGCTCCGCCGGGGCCCAGGACTCCCGCAGGGCCCCCACCACCGCGTCACCCCCGGCCGCGTCCACCCCCGGCGCCCCGGCTCCGGCCCCGAGCCCGACGCCCCCGCCGCCCCCGACGTACCCGCTGTCCACCGCCCCGCGCACCGTCCCCGCCGTACGGGAACACGTGCCGGCCCGGGGCCCCGGCTGGAAACCGGCCCCGGCCGCGCGGGTCCTCGTAGCGCCCCCGGACAGCGCGGCCCTCGCCGACGAGGGGAAGCTGCTGGCGGGCGAGCTGCGCATGGGCTACGCCGAGGCGAACGACGCGCGGCCCGGCGACGTCAGCCTCTCCCTCGCAGCCCGGGGCTCCGGGCCGGCCGAGTCGTACACCCTCACCGTCCAGGGCGGCCGGGTCACCATCACGGCGCCCGACGAGGCGGGCGTCTTCTACGGCACGCGCACCCTCAAACAGGAGATACGCGGGGCCGGTTCGGCCCCCGAGGGCACCGTCAAGGACGCCCCGGCCAAAGCGCAGCGCGGACTCAACCTCGACATCGCCCGCAAGCACTTCACCGCCGACTGGATCGAGGACCGGCTGCGCGAGATGGGCGACCTGAAGCTCAACCAGCTCGGCCTGCACTTCTCCGACGACCAGGCGTTCCGGATCCAGTCCGACACGCACCCCGAGATCGTCTCCACGCCGCACCTCACCAAGGCCGAGATACGCGGGATCACCGCCCTTGCGGCCCGGCTGCACATAGCGGTCGTCCCCGAGATCGATTCGCCCGGACACCTCGGCGCCGTCCTGCGCGCCCACCCGGACCTGCAACTGCGCGACGTCCAGGGTCGGGCGGTCAAGGGCGCCGTGGACATATCCAAGCCGGCCTCCGCGAAACTGCTGGACGACCTGCTGCGCGAGTACCTGCCGCTCTTCCCCGCCGGGGCCTGGCACCTGGGTGCCGACGAGTACCAGGCCCTGGTCGTGCGCGACCCGCAGGCGTCCTTCCCGCAACTCGCCGCCGCCGCGCGGGCCCGCTACGGGGCCGGCGCCAAGGTCCAGGACCTGGCGACGGGCTGGCTCAACGACCGGGCGGCGGTGGTCCGTCCGTCCGGCAAGGCCCTCAAGGCGTGGAACGACGGCTTCTTCGCCGGGGGAGTGGCGAGCGCCGCCCCGGACATCCAGGCCGAGTACTGGACGGGCAAGGAGATCGGGGCCCGGCCCCCGCTCGCCTACCTGGACGCGGGCCGCAAGGTCGTCAACCTCAACGACGAGTACCTCTACTACGTCCTCGGCGAGCCCAACCAGTTCACGTACCCGACCGGCAAGCGGATATACGAGGAGTGGAACCCGCTCGTCCTGCGCGGCACCACGGCCGTTCCGGCCCGCTACGACGGCCGGATCCTGGGCGCCCGCCTCGCCGTCTGGTGCGACCTGGCCGGAGCCCAGACCCCGGCGCAGGTGGCGGCGGGCATCCGGCTGCCGCTGGCCGCGCTCGCGCAGAAGACGTGGGACCCGCGTCCCCCGCAGGCGCCGTGGACGGA